In the genome of Rhodamnia argentea isolate NSW1041297 chromosome 3, ASM2092103v1, whole genome shotgun sequence, one region contains:
- the LOC115727579 gene encoding U-box domain-containing protein 33-like encodes MVSEDRIYIAVGKDAKENKSKIVWTVHQSGCNFKICIVHVLVPSRRIPMGGLGAGLLASSANEIVLREHREKERMNANKILDCCLLVCKQMGVTAEKAYIESDSVEKGIVELVHSHEIRKLVMGAAADKLYFKRMTEIKSEKAIFVRDNAHVSSHIWFICDGHLIHTREARTVQVVAEVPSDAPAPKTPSLGAGKSSLSKSQSAKLQRSRTTKLSNPFQDMVKRTFSWNTDRRAVMPIASPSSSDSSPEQPNVASIMLERRDSLRELKSASTSLSYRLQSTQSVYHTGQSSISNTQDMNENDAREGLEAGGMTCAEAEVDITKGGPKEPGKRLYAEKLEEELEKVKDQRDKVMEELRNAQALKSQLENQLMESDQSRKELELKIVESDEMLQTFRQERELLQIDLENARQKAEEVSRRSKGNSSGSKYFSEFSTTEITEAAQNFDESLKIGEGGSGSVYRGFLRHTRVAIKIMKFPGMQGSKEFQQEVDVLSKVRHPHLITLIGACPKPCTLVYEYIPNGSLEDWLRSRDKAKQLPWQARIRIANELCSVLAFLHSYKPHSIVHGDVKPGNILLDEHLVSKLSDFGICRLLSGGERSINNTTVVYPTNPKGSFGYMDPEFLVTRELTTKFDVYSFGIILLQLLTRRPALGIANVVRRAVSAGTLEAILDPLAGEWPYMVAEKLTQLALRCCEISRKSRPDLRSEVWTVLESVAASYQ; translated from the exons ATGGTGTCTGAAGACAGGATTTATATCGCGGTGGGGAAGGATGCGAAAGAGAACAAATCAAAGATTGTCTGGACGGTGCATCAATCCGGATGCAACTTCAAGATCTGTATCGTTCACGTCCTAGTCCCGTCGCGGAGGATCCCCATGG GAGGCCTGGGTGCCGGACTCCTTGCGAGCTCGGCGAACGAGATAGTGTTAAGAGAACacagagaaaaagagaggatgaaCGCGAATAAAATCTTGGATTGCTGCCTGCTCGTTTGTAAACAAATGGGG GTGACAGCGGAGAAAGCGTACATAGAATCGGACAGCGTCGAAAAGGGGATTGTGGAGCTCGTACATTCGCATGAGATCAGAAAGCTTGTGATGGGTGCAGCAGCGGACAAGCTCTACTTCAA GAGGATGACAGAAATCAAGTCCGAGAAAGCCATCTTCGTTCGCGACAACGCGCATGTCTCTTCCCACATTTGGTTCATCTGCGACGGGCACCTCATTCACACAAG GGAAGCTCGGACGGTTCAAGTCGTTGCAGAAGTTCCTAGTGATGCGCCAGCACCAAAGACTCCGAGCCTTGGAGCCGGAAAGTCGAGTCTCTCGAAGTCACAATCCGCCAAACTGCAGAGGAGCCGTACGACGAAGTTGAGCAATCCATTTCAAGACATGGTGAAAAGAACCTTCTCTTGGAACACCGACCGACGTGCAGTGATGCCaattgcttctccttcttcctcagATAGCTCTCCAGAGCAGCCCAATGTGGCGAGCATAATGTTGGAGAGGCGAGATAGTTTGCGAGAACTCAAATCAGCTTCGACAAGTCTTTCCTATCGTCTGCAGTCAACACAGTCGGTCTATCATACCGGCCAGTCATCAATTTCCAACACTCAG GATATGAATGAAAACGATGCGCGAGAAGGGCTTGAGGCGGGAGGGATGACTTGTGCTGAAGCGGAAGTAGATATCACCAAAGGCGGGCCAAAGGAACCCGGAAAG AGATTATATGCTGAGAAGTTGGAGGAAGAACTTGAGAAGGTGAAGGATCAGCGAGACAAAGTGATGGAAGAACTTCGCAATGCTCAGGCCCTGAAATCGCAGCTCGAGAACCAACTCATGGAGTCCGACCAGAGCAGAAAGGAGTTGGAGCTGAAAATCGTTGAAAGCGATGAAATGTTACAGACTTTTAGACAAGAGCGAGAGCTGCTGCAGATCGACCTCGAGAACGCACGCCAAAAGGCTGAGGAGGTGAGCAGAAGAAGCAAAGGAAATTCTTCGGGGTCAAAGTACTTCTCCGAGTTCTCCACGACCGAAATCACGGAAGCTGCTCAGAACTTCGACGAATCCTTGAAGATCGGAGAAGGCGGTTCCGGGAGCGTGTATAGAGGCTTCCTTCGACATACACGGGTGGCTATAAAGATCATGAAATTTCCTGGCATGCAAGGttcaaaagaatttcaacaGGAG GTGGATGTGCTGAGCAAGGTGAGGCATCCTCATCTCATCACGCTCATCGGCGCTTGTCCCAAGCCCTGCACTCTTGTTTACGAATATATACCAAACGGGAGCCTCGAAGACTGGCTCCGCAGCAGGGACAAGGCGAAGCAGCTGCCGTGGCAAGCCCGCATACGCATCGCCAATGAGCTATGCTCCGTCCTGGCCTTCCTCCACTCTTACAAGCCTCACAGCATCGTCCACGGGGATGTCAAACCGGGGAACATCCTACTGGACGAGCACCTCGTGAGCAAGCTCAGCGATTTCGGCATCTGCCGACTGCTGTCCGGTGGCGAGCGGTCGATCAACAACACTACCGTTGTGTACCCGACCAACCCGAAAGGGTCGTTTGGGTACATGGACCCCGAGTTCCTCGTCACGCGAGAGCTGACCACGAAGTTCGACGTTTATTCTTTCGGGATTATACTGCTTCAGTTATTGACGAGGAGGCCCGCCTTAGGAATAGCGAATGTAGTGCGAAGGGCAGTTAGCGCTGGGACTTTGGAGGCCATCTTGGACCCTTTGGCTGGAGAGTGGCCCTATATGGTGGCTGAGAAGTTGACTCAGTTGGCTTTGAGGTGCTGCGAGATAAGCAGAAAGAGTAGGCCGGATCTCCGGTCAGAAGTGTGGACGGTGCTCGAATCGGTCGCCGCTTCCTATCAATAG